From Selenomonas ruminantium AC2024, a single genomic window includes:
- a CDS encoding HD-GYP domain-containing protein, whose product MLKVYAVEGLRAGMVVGRDIVDEQGNALISTGTTLTKEMIYGLLDRPIFSVYVEEEDPVVGVPSKENLLDDDYLNCYEWVYQQLEVIFDGLVQRGEFSANALQRIMDEKNFNELCDGAKAVSQIHNMGQEGSYLVHHCLHVGILAGLMGRWLGWSMLDQYNLVIAGLFLDIGKMQVPKEVLEKQGKLTDEEFEQVKRHSQYGHDLLAGTTLNANQDIMQGILQHHERCDGSGYPLHLKKETISRFGRILAILDMYDAMASDRVFAKRRSPFDVFATLYDDILDGKLDTEYGVLFIKHLCHALNGNWVRLSNGEKGQIVYLDESRVRSLPVVQTEKGEFIDLNKNRDIKVECILTANEV is encoded by the coding sequence GTGTTGAAGGTATATGCAGTGGAAGGCTTGCGGGCTGGCATGGTTGTCGGCCGGGATATTGTGGATGAACAGGGAAATGCCCTCATCAGTACGGGAACCACATTGACGAAGGAAATGATTTACGGGCTGCTGGACAGGCCGATTTTTTCCGTGTATGTGGAAGAAGAGGACCCAGTGGTTGGAGTTCCGAGCAAGGAAAACTTGCTGGATGATGATTACCTCAACTGCTATGAGTGGGTTTATCAGCAGCTGGAAGTTATCTTTGATGGGCTGGTGCAGCGGGGCGAGTTCAGTGCCAATGCTTTGCAGCGCATCATGGATGAGAAGAATTTTAACGAGCTTTGCGATGGTGCCAAGGCGGTGTCACAGATTCACAATATGGGACAGGAGGGCTCTTATCTGGTGCATCACTGTCTCCATGTAGGGATTCTGGCCGGGCTTATGGGTCGCTGGCTGGGCTGGTCGATGCTCGACCAGTACAATTTGGTCATTGCCGGTCTGTTCCTCGATATCGGCAAGATGCAGGTGCCGAAAGAAGTGCTGGAGAAGCAGGGCAAACTTACCGATGAGGAGTTTGAACAGGTCAAGCGTCATTCCCAGTATGGTCATGACCTGCTGGCCGGTACCACGCTGAATGCCAATCAGGATATCATGCAGGGTATCCTGCAGCATCACGAGCGCTGTGATGGTTCCGGGTATCCGCTGCATCTTAAGAAGGAAACCATTTCCCGCTTCGGCAGGATTCTGGCCATTTTGGATATGTATGATGCCATGGCCAGCGACCGTGTCTTTGCCAAACGCCGTTCTCCCTTTGATGTGTTTGCCACCCTTTATGATGATATTCTGGACGGCAAGCTGGATACGGAATACGGTGTACTCTTCATCAAGCATCTCTGTCATGCCCTGAATGGCAACTGGGTGCGCTTAAGCAATGGCGAGAAGGGGCAGATTGTTTATCTCGATGAAAGCCGTGTGCGTTCCCTGCCCGTGGTGCAGACGGAAAAGGGCGAGTTCATCGACCTGAACAAGAACAGGGATATCAAGGTAGAGTGCATTCTCACGGCCAACGAAGTGTGA